A single window of Streptomyces sp. NBC_00464 DNA harbors:
- a CDS encoding RNA ligase family protein yields the protein MTDFNPDFREWPKTPRLFRDIVITEKIDGTNAGLHISEDGQVVAQSRKRIITPDNDNYGFARWAAENADELAHILGPGLHFGEWWGQGIQRRYGLEQKVFSLFNTERWYKNDGADTSKETRADQSSLVDQIDVVPVLYQGPFSEAQITSVLRDLKEEGSYAAPGFMNPEGICVYHSQTRSVFKVTLDANDAGKWEAAA from the coding sequence ATGACCGACTTCAACCCCGACTTCCGCGAGTGGCCCAAGACTCCGCGGCTCTTCCGGGACATCGTGATCACGGAGAAGATCGACGGCACCAACGCCGGCCTCCACATCAGCGAGGACGGTCAGGTCGTCGCGCAGTCCCGGAAGCGGATCATCACGCCGGACAACGACAACTACGGCTTCGCTCGCTGGGCGGCGGAGAACGCCGACGAGCTGGCGCACATCCTCGGTCCGGGGCTCCACTTCGGCGAGTGGTGGGGGCAGGGGATCCAGCGGCGGTACGGGCTGGAGCAGAAGGTGTTCAGCCTCTTCAACACTGAGCGCTGGTACAAGAACGATGGCGCCGACACCTCGAAGGAGACGCGCGCCGATCAGTCGTCGCTCGTGGATCAGATCGACGTCGTGCCGGTCCTGTACCAGGGGCCGTTCAGCGAGGCACAGATCACGAGCGTCCTCCGCGACCTGAAGGAGGAAGGCAGCTACGCCGCCCCCGGCTTCATGAACCCCGAAGGCATCTGCGTGTATCACTCGCAGACCCGCAGCGTCTTCAAGGTGACCCTGGACGCCAACGACGCCGGCAAGTGGGAGGCAGCAGCATGA
- a CDS encoding PD-(D/E)XK nuclease family protein, whose amino-acid sequence MAGVSTIKRGGSRFYVDPSDSRIKVPGVTSVVGMEPKPFLVFWAANEAADAAVANWDIVSKLVERDPAGAKDYLKNAHRRKSKAASDLGSSAHTYFEKLARGEDVNLRHVHADVQPHVRHFREFLDEIQPEFIHLEETVWDDDIAVAGSFDAIAKIDGETVIIDWKTSKAVYESVALQLSAYRYATRIILAESGESIPMPEITGGAVLHVRPEAWAFHPIECGREVHETFKALRAVFEWDREGKKGVVGKPIASGGVRLTGTERRAA is encoded by the coding sequence ATGGCAGGGGTAAGCACGATCAAGCGCGGCGGAAGCCGCTTCTACGTGGATCCGAGTGACTCGCGCATCAAGGTGCCCGGCGTGACGAGCGTCGTGGGGATGGAGCCCAAGCCGTTCCTGGTTTTCTGGGCGGCGAACGAAGCGGCCGACGCTGCGGTTGCCAACTGGGACATCGTCAGCAAGCTCGTGGAGCGAGACCCTGCCGGCGCGAAGGACTACCTGAAGAACGCCCATCGTCGGAAGTCGAAGGCGGCAAGCGACCTCGGGTCCTCCGCCCACACCTACTTCGAGAAGCTGGCGCGGGGGGAGGACGTCAACCTGCGCCACGTGCACGCCGACGTACAGCCTCACGTGAGGCACTTCCGGGAGTTCCTGGACGAGATCCAGCCTGAGTTCATCCACCTGGAGGAGACCGTCTGGGACGACGACATTGCCGTGGCCGGCTCGTTCGACGCCATCGCGAAGATCGACGGTGAGACGGTGATCATTGACTGGAAGACCTCCAAGGCGGTCTACGAGTCGGTAGCTCTCCAGCTCAGCGCCTATCGCTACGCCACCCGCATCATCCTGGCGGAGAGCGGGGAGTCCATCCCGATGCCGGAGATCACGGGCGGCGCCGTGCTCCACGTCCGCCCGGAGGCTTGGGCGTTCCACCCCATCGAGTGCGGCCGTGAGGTCCATGAGACGTTCAAGGCGCTGCGCGCGGTGTTCGAGTGGGACCGTGAGGGCAAGAAGGGTGTCGTCGGCAAGCCGATCGCGTCCGGCGGTGTGCGTCTGACGGGAACGGAGCGGAGGGCGGCATGA
- a CDS encoding deoxynucleotide monophosphate kinase family protein encodes MGNIGIMGRARVGKDTAGQWLVDNRGYRRIGFADALKDAALKTDPIVEDLAGYYDVVESTRLSALVGEHGWERAKDREPEVRRILQELGASIRAIDPEFWLRTALKKVRDANEAGVPVVITDVRYPNEAKSLRAAGFHLLHIDRPGVPQLTHESEGALTSTDADYAITNDGTRELFLSKLQIAVAHIYTDESRRQYARSHS; translated from the coding sequence ATGGGGAACATCGGCATCATGGGGCGGGCCAGAGTCGGCAAGGACACCGCCGGACAGTGGCTCGTCGACAACCGCGGGTACCGGCGGATCGGGTTCGCGGATGCGCTGAAGGATGCGGCGCTAAAGACGGACCCGATCGTGGAGGATCTGGCCGGATACTACGACGTGGTGGAATCCACGAGGCTGTCCGCACTCGTCGGCGAACACGGCTGGGAGCGCGCGAAGGACCGTGAGCCCGAAGTTCGCCGCATCCTCCAGGAGCTGGGCGCCTCCATCCGTGCCATCGACCCGGAGTTCTGGCTCCGGACGGCACTGAAGAAGGTCCGCGACGCCAACGAGGCCGGCGTACCGGTCGTCATCACGGACGTGCGCTACCCCAACGAGGCCAAGTCCCTGCGCGCCGCTGGCTTCCACCTCCTGCACATCGACCGCCCTGGCGTCCCCCAGCTCACCCACGAATCGGAAGGCGCCCTGACGTCGACGGACGCGGACTACGCGATCACCAACGACGGAACGCGGGAGCTGTTCCTCTCGAAGCTGCAGATCGCCGTAGCCCACATCTACACCGACGAGTCCCGCCGCCAGTACGCACGATCCCACTCCTAG
- a CDS encoding HNH endonuclease: protein METMSPLADRTARMRFNRAMREKGVEAKACGRCFAVKGYGGFSVQSSSASGRMTICKRCTSERRHQWNASNAEGRKEYNRRWRKGHPARAAQHDRGRSQSPERQEYNRRWRESNQERRKAHLIKSRILYRARKAAATVVPFTVDEMLADWEEYDLYGCAFCGGPYEEIEHLMPLSRGGEHSLANIVPSCIECNRGVGGKHDRNPYEWLAERFPNLAPLLLPVDEG, encoded by the coding sequence ATGGAGACCATGAGTCCGCTGGCGGACAGAACAGCCAGGATGCGGTTCAACAGGGCGATGCGGGAGAAGGGGGTGGAGGCGAAGGCGTGCGGGAGGTGCTTCGCAGTGAAGGGGTACGGCGGGTTTAGCGTGCAGAGTTCGAGCGCGAGTGGACGGATGACCATCTGTAAGCGCTGCACGTCGGAACGCCGACACCAGTGGAACGCCAGCAACGCCGAAGGACGGAAGGAGTACAACCGGCGCTGGCGCAAGGGGCACCCCGCCCGGGCAGCACAGCACGATCGCGGGCGTAGCCAGAGCCCCGAACGACAGGAGTACAACCGGCGCTGGCGAGAGAGTAACCAAGAGCGCCGTAAGGCTCACCTAATAAAGTCTCGGATCCTCTATCGTGCCCGCAAAGCCGCCGCAACCGTCGTCCCCTTCACCGTCGACGAGATGCTTGCCGACTGGGAGGAATACGACCTCTACGGTTGCGCCTTCTGCGGCGGCCCTTACGAGGAGATCGAACACCTGATGCCCCTCTCCCGCGGAGGAGAGCACAGCCTCGCCAACATCGTCCCCTCGTGCATCGAGTGCAATCGGGGCGTCGGAGGCAAGCACGACCGAAACCCCTACGAGTGGCTGGCCGAACGCTTCCCCAACCTGGCGCCGCTCCTCCTGCCGGTCGACGAAGGTTAA
- a CDS encoding DUF7574 domain-containing protein: MSYDLDVYSSPEKFGLTSVGDLSDNEPYEFSILAVWQRTEDGVLFWETDSGCSCPSPFENHTSINDLRRIDDVTEFVREARSWVQGQDIERDDVERLVRKVRRLAKKQEAAA; encoded by the coding sequence ATGAGCTACGACCTGGACGTGTACAGCAGTCCGGAGAAATTCGGGCTGACGTCGGTAGGCGACCTGTCCGATAACGAGCCTTACGAGTTCAGCATCCTGGCGGTGTGGCAGCGCACGGAGGACGGCGTTCTGTTCTGGGAGACCGACTCCGGGTGCTCCTGCCCGTCACCGTTCGAGAACCACACGTCGATCAACGACCTGCGTCGCATTGACGACGTCACGGAGTTCGTCCGTGAGGCGCGCTCGTGGGTTCAGGGCCAGGACATCGAGCGCGACGACGTGGAGCGGCTCGTCCGCAAGGTGCGCCGGCTGGCGAAGAAGCAGGAGGCAGCAGCATGA